The following are encoded together in the Panicum virgatum strain AP13 chromosome 6K, P.virgatum_v5, whole genome shotgun sequence genome:
- the LOC120712733 gene encoding probable E3 ubiquitin-protein ligase XERICO, translating to MGISSMPTPKDSLMGFVLYNTAVSVAILAGLVRAALVFLGLAAPSPWEGFAADEHPHHHRRRRQVVSSISPLGPSLADRFRSRFRPSRFGRRRGGAGADCRVCLARFEPESVVNRLPCGHLFHRACLETWLDYDHATCPLCRLRLLPPAADDDYAAVAAAAAVRF from the coding sequence ATGGGCATCTCGAGCATGCCGACGCCCAAAGACAGCCTGATGGGGTTCGTCCTGTACAACACGGCGGTGTCGGTGGCGATCCTGGCGGGGCTGGTGCGCGCGGCGCTGGTGTTCCTGGGCCTGGCGGCGCCGTCTCCGTGGGAGGGCTtcgccgccgacgagcacccccaccaccaccgccgccgccgccaggtggTGTCGTCGATCTCGCCCCTGGGGCCGAGCCTCGCGGACCGGTTCCGGAGCCGGTTCCGCCCGTCGCggttcgggcggcggcgcggcggcgccggcgcggactGCCGCGTGTGCCTGGCCCGGTTCGAGCCGGAGTCGGTGGTGAACCGGCTCCCCTGCGGGCACCTCTTCCACCGGGCCTGCCTCGAGACCTGGCTGGACTACGACCACGCCACCTGCCCGCtctgccgcctccgcctcctcccccccgccgccgacgatgactacgcggccgtggcggcggcggcggccgtccggTTTTAG
- the LOC120713502 gene encoding F-box protein At3g07870-like produces the protein MADEGFRRLPDDVLMQILVLLPTSSRRRFRLACKRWRDMINEFTPERQVGANALAFMSQQRNCSRALVFDKKDGLRRHEWIYPCSHERSKIEMVGTCNGLLCLHETMASVGNGGGSFLSAITVTNLITSEALALPPAPRSWEQEQVRLPGKYSFGYHLTTGRYKVVHIPCGRRQAVSALQVFTVGDDAAWREVPVDTRPGVTYDLQCEPISVDGRTYWLDAFSDRMMALDLEDESVASFAAPPAARLGPIPEDAGWKLANVRGRLAVVVVAAAATARVEVWVRDGEGVLPHWTRRYDIAVKVMAPTMAAPDGFEELVMSEEESDGDLKVFAYVETLEPLPGIQR, from the exons ATGGCGGACGAGGGTTTCCGCCGCCTACCCGACGACGTCCTCATGCAAATCTTGGTGCTCCTACCGACAAGCTCACGGCGGAGGTTCCGCCTGGCCTGCAAGCGGTGGCGCGACATGATCAACGAGTTCACGCCGGAGCGGCAGGTCGGCGCCAACGCCCTCGCCTTCATGAGTCAGCAGAGAAACTGCTCCCGCGCCCTCGTCTTCGACAAAAAGGACGGGCTCCGCCGGCACGAGTGGATCTACCCCTGCTCCCACGAGCGCAGCAAAATCGAGATGGTAGGCACATGCAACGGCTTGCTCTGCCTGCACGAGACCATGGCGTCGGTCGGCAATGGTGGCGGTAGCTTCCTCTCTGCCATCACGGTGACCAACCTGATCACCagcgaggcgctggcgctcccgccggcgccgaggtCATGGGAGCAGGAGCAGGTGAGGTTGCCGGGGAAGTACAGCTTCGGGTACCACCTGACGACAGGGCGCTACAAGGTCGTGCACATCCCGTGCGGGCGGCGCCAGGCGGTCTCCGCACTGCAGGTCTTCACCGTGGGCGACGACGCGGCGTGGCGCGAGGTGCCGGTGGACACCCGGCCGGGCGTGACCTACGACCTCCAGTGCGAGCCCATCTCCGTCGACGGGCGAACGTACTGGCTCGATGCGTTCTCCGACCGCATGATGGCGCTGGACCTCGAGGACGAGAGCGTCGCGtcgttcgccgcgccgccggccgcccgtcTCGGCCCGATCCCGGAGGACGCCGGGTGGAAGCTGGCGAACGTCCGCGGGAGGCTGGCCGTGGTGgtggttgcggcggcggcgacggcgagggtggaggtgtGGGTGCGGGATGGAGAAGGCGTGCTGCCGCATTGGACCCGGAGGTACGACATTGCAGTGAAGGTGATGGCGCCGACGATGGC AGCACCCGATGGCTTTGAGGAGCTCGTCATGAGCGAGGAGGAAAGCGATGGCGACCTCAAGGTTTTCGCCTACGTCGAGACTCTTGAGCCGCTGCCGGGCATtcaaagatga
- the LOC120712734 gene encoding pathogenesis-related thaumatin-like protein 3.5, translating to MKTISFPSRSKRALHLMLPLALLCFFSGAPRGVDSARVFGIVNLCEETIWPAVTPASESFGSGGGFALRPGQSVAFTAPAGGWSGRVWARTGCRFDASGNGSCATGACGAALRCGGASGEPPASLAEFTLSPARDFYDVSLVDGFNLPVAVRPVNGRGNCTAAGCDGDLRRTCPPELAVRAGGRTVACRSACDVFDTDRYCCRGQFGGPGTCGATAYSGKFKAACPTAYSYAYDDRSSLFTCSNADYIIAFCSQRKDVCSFHNNRLVCNDSGRSYWPITSRLLLLLPLIFLALQISA from the exons ATGAAGACGATCAGCTTCCCCTCGAGGTCAAAACGTGCCCTTCATCTCATGCTGCCTCTGGCTCTCCTCTGCTTCTTCTCAG GCGCGCCGCGGGGTGTCGACTCCGCCCGAGTCTTCGGCATCGTCAACCTGTGCGAGGAGACGATCTGGCCGGCCGTGACGCCCGCCAGCGAGAGcttcggcagcggcggcggcttcgcgcTCCGGCCGGGGCAGTCCGTGGCGttcacggcgccggcggggggcTGGTCGGGCCGCGTGTGGGCCCGCACGGGCTGCCGCTTCGACGCGTCCGGGAACGGGTCGTGCGCGACGGGCGCGTGcggggcggcgctccggtgcggcggcgcgtcgggcgAGCCGCCGGCCAGCCTCGCCGAGTTCACGCTCTCGCCGGCGCGGGACTTCTACGACGTCAGCCTGGTGGACGGGTTCAACCTGCCGGTGGCGGTGCGGCCGGTGAACGGGCGGGGCAACTGCACCGCCGCGGGCTGCGACGGCGACCTGCGCCGGACCTGCCCGCCGGAGCTGGccgtgcgggcgggcggccggacGGTGGCGTGCCGGAGCGCGTGCGACGTGTTCGACACGGACCGCTACTGCTGCCGCGGCCAGTTCGGGGGCCCCGGCACGTGCGGGGCCACCGCCTACTCGGGGAAGTTCAAGGCCGCCTGCCCCACCGCCTACAGCTACGCCTACGACGACCGCAGCAGCCTCTTCACCTGCTCCAACGCAGACTACATCATCGCCTTCTGCTCCCAGAG GAAAGATGTGTGTTCGTTCCACAACAATCGGCTTGTCTGCAACGACTCCGGCCGATCTTATTGGCCGATCACATCGAGGCTCCTGCTTCTGCTGCCCCTCATCTTTTTGGCTCTGCAGATTTCAGCGTGA